The Erigeron canadensis isolate Cc75 chromosome 1, C_canadensis_v1, whole genome shotgun sequence genome segment TTATACAAGGATTGATTTTCCGAATCTCTCGCATGAGACGTTCAAGAACTTTTGATCTTACAATCAAAGATGATAATTGGAAATGTATGTAGACAGCAACCTGTTCATCATCATTGAGTTCGAGGAGATTTACATTGAAATCCAGCATGTCTTCTATCATAACAATCTTGAAACTAAATGGGATGTTCAATGTCTCTGCAAATTCAGCAAGTTTATTACCTGCAGAAATCAAAATATCTTTTAAATCGtatgtttgaaatttgaatatTAGCAAACTTTTAAACAAGAAATTTTGTTGTTTGCGAAGGCTGTTGTTAACATGTCCCAACTATAATAGTTATATGCTAGATATTTGAGACTTACATGCATCTTTTATCTTTGCTTCCAATCTTGTAGCTACTGCGGTTATCTTCAAATGCTCAATTTCACACTCACTTGCAAGACCTTGCATCAAAACTGTATATTGCATCCCTGTCCTGATCCCAAAATCAACTACATGAATCTTTTTAGATTCTTTTACATGTTCAATTATTGTACGCATTGAACTGAACTGGCAAACTTGCGCAAACGGGACTCTCCGgtaaaacaaaaataagcaCTCTTCAACATTCATTAACGCATCTTCAAGATCACACATATTGTCAAGTCCAGCCTTAGCCACTTTTCCCATCTCTCGGTTAATTTTCTCCATAATCGCTTGAGAAAAGTAGTGAACCAACCTTTGAACAGGATTCCCTTCATTGGAAGATGTGTTATTGCATAACTCAATGAGTTTGCTTGCCTGCTCACACTTTCCTTGACTGGTTTTCTCAGCTGAATACAAAAGAGTAATCAGAAGTTCTACGTCTTTAGCTGCATCTTCTGATAGTCCAGAGAATGAGATGGGAAATGGATGGCTTAGATCCGAGATTTCATCAGCTTTTGAAGAATAAAAATCGATAAAATGCTGTCCAGCCATTCGAATTCTTGCATTAGTTGACATTTTTTGGTCATCCTCTACATGGGATTCTTTGTCGTAGGGATACACTTGAATCTTTTCACCGTTCAAATTTTTGACTCTGCTTGAAAAATCTTTAACAAGACCAAGTGCTGAAAGAGGTGTGGTTTTTTTAATGTCTCCTGATTGGATATTTGTACCCTGTACCAAGTTGTGATAATTGAGGGagttaaaatcaaaataaatattttcaaaattaccaGAGTCAGTAATGAATGATTTCTGCTGATTATCATGAGCAAGTTTACTAAGATCATATTTCTCAGAAGGAAACATCTTTACAATCTTGAAAGTATGAACTTTTAGCTACGAACGAATGCAAATTCATAAACCTCAACGACGTGTGGCAACCTAGATAATAACCCAATGGTCGATTTGTTCGAAGTTACTTAGATGCTCATTTGCCTGCTCAGGAGTAGTACAACAGAATCAAATTTGAGATCAAGTACGGCGACCGATTGGATATACATGGTAATATGTTACAGGTTGTTGCTTTCCTTTAGTCTCTATGTGGGTCATTCGGTAGATTGTCCTATTTTGTTATTCTATGATGAGGTGGGGTTGCTTCCTATGTTTGAGGTTAATCCGTCCAGATAACTATACAAACTTTTTCTGAACTAAACATTCAAGAGTAAACGTTATATGATTGATATTAAATGCACATATAGATAACACGCTAGAAATAACTGCTATAATCCATACAAGTTTCAATAGAACAAAAGTATGGAAAGTTTCTACTGCTAAATAGAAGGGGGAAGTATCAGTGTCCTAATTACAAGATGATAATCAACCTCAAAATATTATGTTTGGTtgatatatgtttaaatatgtGAATAGTCAACTAATTATCAAAATAAACCCTAGCTAGTGATTAGCCATATTTCAGTACTCTACTCAATATCGGATTAACCATCACTGAATGTATGTGGGTTCAATAAGGTAAGGTAAAACAACGTTACGGGATAAGCAAataccaaaaactgaaaaactcAGTTTTTTGTTATTTGGTCTTAAGAATGACCTCAATTTATGAGTgcaatataattatataagcctcttatattaaatttatacaGTAAGGTTTAACAACACAAAGGAACATGTTTGTACATGCAAACCCAAGCTGTAGGTATCCATATGGGTCACACCCATGACCCATCAATGCATTCGATCAAGCCTTATAGCATCTGCATAAATGGCTAAACGCCATGCAACAAATAAGACCTCACAACAGGTGCAGCTATACAAGGCCGTGACTCGTGACCTACACATTGCTCCGTGCAAGGCAGAGCAAGATGGGCTCCTAGACATTACAGACAATACCCATTACGTTAAGGGTGACTTGAACTAATACGTCACTAGGACATAGTACAGACAACGGAATTGCTCTCTCATCATCGTCAGATGACATATACACATAGGAATGGGAATATTAGTGAATCAAAATGACAGATTCCAATTTTTGTGTTTGGTAACACTGTTTAATTGGTTGCACATAATACTTAGCTGCTTCTTAATTGTAAACATAACTGTACTAAATTTATTAGACTTATTTAAGAAACAGAGATTGAGACACTTATGTTGTGCATCCTTTATATCTTTGTAAGAACACATGTTCGTTGtattaaacataaccataacaaTAGACTGATGCTCATGTCACTTATAGAGATAAACTAGAAACAGGAAGAACAGTCAACATGTGACTAAATGGCACAAGTTTCGCAGAACAATTACAAGTAAGTGCCCTCTGTGAATAGTGAGCTTTTCtaaatatgtaatattgaaCATAAGTCGGACTGCTACGGATGCCATGAGTTCATTTTCATGAGAAGGTCCAAGCCGAAACACACTGGATTGGTGTTCCTTTCCACCCAATAAGAAGGGAATTACCATCCATATCAAGCGAGCAAGAGCTTCCACAAGGAAGTTTTTCTGCCATCAGGTTTGCTTGATATAAAGCCGACATACTAAGTTCAATCTCCTTCATCCCAAACCGTGCAAAAAACTTTCTCCAAACATCAAGATTCACATGCCTAATCGCTCTCTCCTCCCCTTCTGCAGCCACACAGCTCCTTATTCCACGGCCAAAATACATAGACTCAGCAATAACACGGTTTTCATCTTCACGGCCCATACAATCTTCTAACGAATCAAAAAGCGCCCCATAAAAAAACAGAGCTTCAATAAATCGATTCACAAAGTTTGGTGAGTTAAGATTGGCTACAGCCTCAGATACCACCATAACACGAGGATTGAAACTTTTAATTCCTTTCATTAGGGATTCAAGTCTGTCCTGATGTGAAATCATGCTCCATAAACCATGTGATGAGTGAACAGCCAAAGCTTCATCTGGATCCAATTCAAAAagttcttttttaaaatctaacATATCTTCCACAACAACCACATGAAATGTGAAAGATAAGTTAATGGATTCAGCAAAATTCTTTAACCGGTCGCCTGTATGTTCAATTTTCTGTTTGTGGTTATTCCCCACAGCTGTTATCTTAAGATGCTTGATAGGACAATTGTGTTGAGATTTAAGAGCTTGCATTAGAATCGTACCATGTATGCCGTGTTTTATCGATAGATCAATTATATGCACATGTGTCGCCCCTGCTACACCATCAACCAAAGACTGCACCCCAGAAAAGTGACCCGCTTGAAAAAATGGTAAACTTTGGTAAACAGAGATTGTAGTTGGATTTGGGCTCATCATTCTCGCTTCAATTTCATCTACTTGTTTCTTTCCAGACCCACGGACGGAAACTCTCCCGGTTTCACCATCGATCTTTTCAcgtaaagattttgaaaaatagTGTACTAATCGTTGAATTGGGTTCCCCAGACTAGGGGATAACACATCACACCAGTCGAGAAGCTTTGTTGAACGTTCAAACTGTTGTTGGGTGACTTTCTCTGCAGAAAGTAAAAGATTTTCAATGAGCTCAACATCTTTAACTTCCTGGTCGGATAGGCCCGAAAATGAAGTGCTGTATGGATGGCTCGGCATTGAGATATCGTTcactgatgaagatgaagatgactGTATAAATCGTTCACCACCTAACCGAATAATTGCATCAGTTGATAACTTCCGCTCACTCACCTCATAGTGAACTGCATCATGACTTGATGTCTCTATCCCTTTCGCTTGCGCATGTGGTTTAATAAGCTCGGAATACTGAGATTCGATATCTGCAAGCTCTTGCATCTGATCATACGAACGAAACTGAGACGTGGTGTCAAGAAACAAGGCATCCAAGTTATGGAAATTGTTCTGAGATTCAATATGATCAGTCGTGTTTATTTTGTTTGGCGGACCATCTTCTTGGAATAACCGAGGCAGCTTTCCAGGTGTCCCTATATCTGGACCCAAGATTTCGCCTTTAGAGTAAAAGGCTTGCTTGTTCTGAAGTCCTCCAAAAAGAAGAGAATCAAAAGGGACCATTTCCATATAACTTCTCAATCTTTTAGGAATGGAGGGTTCTATATGttaaagatgtataaaaactaGATTGTCACAAACAGAAGAGAGATAAACTTGCATCATcaagtttattatattataattggACGGGGGACATTGAGGTTATCGTTGTCGATGTGTTCAATATTGTTTAATCTAAGATGTTAAATATTTTCTTGGACTTATTCTAAGGATGCAGCCAACAGCAAAAGTACAAACACAAATTTGCAGGAAAAGTTCAACAAAGAAAAATGCATATATCCTTTAGAtacaatatatatgaaatctgTATATGGAAGAGAGTTTGTATCTATCGATCTACAAGGATAACAAAATTTCTACTTGATAGTAAAAAGTAAGTATAAAATCAATCTGTTTGGCGTAACAAGGCAGGTTTTTCTGTTTATCAAGTCAAGAATCACTAGGCATATTTTCCTGTTCATCGAGTCAAGAATTAATGAAAATGTTGATtaatttctataaacaaaaccACTAAAAGAGCAATGGGAAAGTAAGAaatgttaactttttttaaaacttagGACTCTACTTTGATACTTACACATGGCTTATAAAAAATAGGTAAGTCTCAGCTACGGGCAACCCTGCAACCGGATTACATCTTGTTACTCGGGTTTCCGTTGTTTGCTTCATGTATCTGATCAAACCAATAGGATTTCGACGGCTTAAACAGAAAAGGAAACACTAACTAAGCTAAAGTTTCCCTCTCCATTTATTACATGTATAGCAAATACATGTTGTTGAAATAAACTGCAGGTACCTAATGATTAAACAATTCTAACatgaatatataaagaaaagttgTCTATAACTAAGGGtacaaatgacaaaattattgaaGATAACAAGGAACATGTTCTCAAGTAGAAACAAATAAAGGAACATTCCAAActtcttattatatttatcgaTGATATGCCATATATCTTTCTAACTGAATAGAAGTTTACCTTTGATGCGTATATTTAAGTGACATTGGCTGGTAATGTTTCCAACCAGCAAGTCTCACTGTATGTCAATGAGACATCCAGAAACTAAGCAAGGCGGGTAACACCCAGATCTCTGGACCTGCATCATCGCGTTAGTTAGTAGATGAAATTTGCTACTAGCTAATGATTATCTGCAACATGTTACATAAGATATAGGGTTAATGTCATAAAATAGCAATATGCATAGGCCTGTAATCTGTTTTTGGTAGTTATACTCAATAATGTCCTGACATAGTACTTATACCCTTTTAAATATAGCTGCTTTGGTAGCTTGATCGCCTAATGGACTGGTTTCTTGCTTAATTATGTAGCATTTTACttgattatgtatttatgtggCTTATCACTAAAGTGCCTACCCATTCCATtgcaccaaaaaaaaaaaggataattacCAAACAAGCTCATTACAAAATAACATAATTAGTAAATTAGGCACTTTCTGATTTTGGAGCTTGTGAGGCAGAGATGGAGTCAGAAAAAAGTTCCAAATGATTGGCAAAACTACATAACACATTGAAAACTTTGTTGGACAACTGCCTACACTTCTCAAGCTGTCTCTGCCCCAGTTGTGATTCTTTTATGAGCTATACCAGTTGCCTATCTACTAAGTTACCAAACTACCCATTTCAAAAATATACAATCACCCGATTATGGCATTATCAAGTATAATTACCAAAGCAAGCCATTTACCTTAGTacattttattgttattttatgacATTAAGGAGCCTAGAATATACTCCTTTCGTTCCAAAATAATTGTCCACTTACGAAAAAACACATAGCACATACTCCTAAGAAACCAGTtcgataaaatatatatatatatatatatatatatatgggaaaagagaatataagactgtccggcacctaagcttagatgtggaactcctcacatactaatattttactatttattgtttaatgaataaatgcatgggcccccatgatttttatggattaaaaaaataatatgcgagtgtttcacacctaagcttagataaccgacaaccttatattaccatcccctatatatatatatatatatatatcaagcataaaatgataaagttaaaagtataatatttttgaaagtagACAAGTATAAAATCGTAAAGCGGAAACTTAATCTAgcatgaaacaaaaaataaaaaacacctTGAAATGATAAACTAAAGCAAAAATGTAGATACCAACCTATGTAGTGAGTTTATTGTAAACTAAAGCAAAAATAGACTACCTGCATCAGTTTCCGGTTGTCCTTTCACCAAACAACTTAATTAGCATGTCACACACTCATATTTTCCacgaatatattttttttacccaCAACAATAACATATTCATACATCTTACACACTTCTTACAACCAATTTTGTCATCTacctccattctcatccttcctCACAAACACCCCTCCACCTCATCATTCACACTAATACCCTTCCCACTAACATTTTTCACCCTTATGAAAGCCTCACACGGATAAACAATACAATATGATATAACATGATgaataaagtaaaaacaaaacaatttgttgcattaaattaataatgaaaatgatgatggaGTGGCAACAAGAAACATGTCTCCAATGTAGAGACATGTATAAATATTGTATACATTTATCTCACTCTGATTGCAACTGCTTTTTACAACTTCAaatagtttttgattttgaccgcttgattaattgattgattatgttataattTTTCCCCCAAAATCACATCAGAACTTAAGACGACTGAGTGACGTCACATTATTTTTACCACTCTTTTTCCATTTATCCTTCTTTTTCTATATAGTAGGTGGGCCGCTCATCTTTTTCTATATAGTAGGTGGGCCGCTCATAGTAGGTAGGAGAGATTTTTAAAGGGCTAATTCCTTAAAAagtgttccaaaaaaaaaaagttctattatAAGAATTGAAACCAGCTAAAACATCTTTAATGGGACTTCGAACACTTTTTGCTTACGAGTACAGTTACTAGCcagttttatcattatttttaatacattatCTGCCAGCTTGGAGCCACgtgtatattataattattatacaatttatataaatgaataatttacgaagcgcgtaacccgaccaGGGAAAATAgtgtaacccgaccacccactattagcggcgacgtcgccgctaatagtgggccCCCCCTGGCAGTCAACGTCTGCAACCCATCACGTCATGCCTGTAACCATTCCCGAATCTCGTGGGTGTGgaccccactattagcggcgacgtcgccgcaaatagtgggtcccccACTGGCGTTTCTCGatttaccttttaaataatTGTTTAGTGTTAAtactcatttaccttttaaataatTGTTTAGTGTTAACTATTTAGCGGCGaagtcgccgcaaatagtgggtcccccactggcgtttctcaatttaccttttaaataatTGTTTAGTGTTAACATTCAGTTACCttttaaataattgtttttattttaatatatgttaatgttaacaaatatttttgttgtacTCATGCTATGGTAACTAGTATTAtatgtaagtattttaatatatgttaacaaatattCATATATGCTATGGTAACTAGTATGgtaaatatatgttaacaaatattCATATATGCTATGGTAACTAGTATTAtatgtaagtattttaataaatgttaacaaatattttaatatatgttaacaaatattCATATATGCTATGGTAACACTAGTATGGTAACTAGTATTAtatgtaagtattttaatatattttaaataatatttttgttgtacaaaaattttaatatatgttaacaaatattCATGTATGGTAACTAGTattatatgtaagtatataattataaaacagtaaacatgtttatttttaaccacatcattgttttttgtttgaaaggaaattgaaattataaaagttttcaaaagcttaaagttgaaatttatattttagatgagaaaaaaaattaaaaactttttatttatcaacctattattcatatttttgaaTTATTCTTACACTAAagtaaaatgtttaatttaattttaaaacattgaacgaatttaatcatttattacaataggAGGGCCTGGTGGTACTCTTGGCATGTTTGCGTACAACCAATTTTGATACGCATCTTCTTGATTTGCGTACGTTATTGCTAGTCGACGTGCAGGATCGGTTGCGTGAAATTCCCATTCCGGATTCTTGTAGGCCATTGGGTAGTCGCCTGCTAATTTCActgcaacaaaatgggtttcgtTGTTTATCAGAGCAATACTTATCGGTTGTTTGAATAACAGCTGATCTAAGCCGTGATGCATCGGAAATACTGTTCGGGGGTCACGTAGGCTAACGCAGTTGACTATTATACCCAGCTTATTGGCTAGGAGGATATGGAACCACACTTTACTCATCCAATGATGTATGGGCCGGCTTCGTCCATAATAAGATGTTCGCAGCGCCGTCAACATTCGGTTGCCCTCTGTTTGCCCAAACATTTGCATGTACCCTTCGAGGTCAGATTCAAACTCCGCTAGCATCTGCGAACGAACCCACTCTGCACCCATCTCCTCATCTAGCCCCAAAGCTACAGCGGTAGCTCGAAATCCACAGTTACCGTCTCCTTTAACATTTTGTGCACCTACAACGTACGGCCTTAAGTATGATGGTATCTCACCTAGTACCCAAGCGTAATTTTTGGAAAGACTGGCGTTATACGGTTCTGCaacatacccaacccaactggCCGATGACTGTGCCTCTGACTCTGGATCTGACACCTGCGCCTGCCTTGATTCATATATGGGTGCATTTCTAGATTGTGTTTGTGGTGTCCCGAAGATGTCATCAACTAAATTAGAATATGGTTGATCATATTTGAGCCACTGGTCTTGGGACGTATCGCcgaatccatataatttttgtgtcacATATGGTGTACCCCCGACCCCGTAGGATTGGGACGGGTCCCCGAAAGTATATATACAATCAAGACCTGGATATGGGTGCAGGTTTCCGAAAATGTCAGGATTATCTTTGACCCATTCTGATTCAGGCTGGGATTGATCGTTGAACAAGTTTCGTTTCTCGGGATAACGACAGGACTGCGACGGCTCGTACGTACTGTGTCTGGCGGGCTGTTCAGGAGGGGGTTTGTTCAAATCTGGCACCTTGTATTCCCTCGGTCGACTGGACTTGGATTTCCATAGCCCAGGTGGGTTGGTGTTGAGATCCGGCACCTGGACCATTAGTAAGAATCAGTTTCCTTAACTTaggtagttatatatttttaaagacaAATACTTTTAAGATATATTATGTATACCTTTGGCGGCTTTTGTTTCGAGCCGACTGGTCTTCCGCGTGTGGTCTTTTGAACAAGAGGATCTTTCACTGGTGTCTTACCAGGcttaaacatgtctttaatttttgacaaccaatgTTTCTTTTGGGCCTTGGGTTGCTGATCCAAGAAATTCGTAAGACCATCAACGACTTTATGTACATCGTCTTCTTCGTCTTCTACGCATGTCCACGGTGTTAAGTCAAGCTTTTTCCAAAACGGGTCTATGACATGAGGCTGTATACGAGTCCCTgcatttttttgatataaataagtgTACGAAATTATGtgcttttgatgaaaaaatacaagtaaaaaATCGTACTAACCACGCTGCATGTACTCGGCAATCTTGCAGGCACATGGTAGCCTGCAACTGGACTGAACCTTGCACccacatttgttaacatgtCTTTTAAGGACTTTGTCAAAGCGTACAATTTCatcagccatgatgtccaaagctttaagtgaaacctttcccaacaggtccttcatacagttgtaattatgtttccccTTCCGGGTCTCGTTGCTATACCCCAGTTGGCCCCTTATTTCTGCTTCTTGACAGATCAGgacagaatcaacacattgGAGGATTCTAGTAAATGTGCATTTCCCCCTCAATTCTTCCTTCAGTAAATGGTGCTCGGCCTCcactctgtttgtggtgtggtttTGGTAGTTGAGGTGTTCATCGACCCAACAGGACACAAACTGCTCTCGGTATGAGGACAACCAATTATCGGTCAGGTACTTGTAGACGCCTGGAAAACCCGCAAGTTTTTCCTTTAACTCCTTCTCATTTGACTTAAACTCGTCAAAAGTCCGAGACTGATAGACTTTTTTTCACCAAACGTTAAGCCTgtcaatgttaacatctttcttcatccgcaatgccggttcgcagtgcttgattatgttttgccatatatgGTACCTACACAGCAGTTGTTTCGCTtccggcataacaaccttcaaagctctcatcagggccagctccctgtcagtaagaacgacacgaacgGCAAAACTATCAGCAAGGGTGGACTTGAGACATTGTAAAACCCATTGATAATTTGCCTCCCgctcgtttacgataaacgcatacgctaaactaaaggtcttccccgttgaagtcacgccgacgatctcaacta includes the following:
- the LOC122594631 gene encoding DELLA protein GAI1-like — encoded protein: MFPSEKYDLSKLAHDNQQKSFITDSGNFENIYFDFNSLNYHNLVQGTNIQSGDIKKTTPLSALGLVKDFSSRVKNLNGEKIQVYPYDKESHVEDDQKMSTNARIRMAGQHFIDFYSSKADEISDLSHPFPISFSGLSEDAAKDVELLITLLYSAEKTSQGKCEQASKLIELCNNTSSNEGNPVQRLVHYFSQAIMEKINREMGKVAKAGLDNMCDLEDALMNVEECLFLFYRRVPFAQVCQFSSMRTIIEHVKESKKIHVVDFGIRTGMQYTVLMQGLASECEIEHLKITAVATRLEAKIKDACNKLAEFAETLNIPFSFKIVMIEDMLDFNVNLLELNDDEQVAVYIHFQLSSLIVRSKVLERLMREIRKINPCITLISEVEANHTSPEFVKRFIEALFFYGALFDSMSDNLADDDFNRKAMESVFYGQSITNIVAAEGEERTVRHVCIDVWRAFFSRFGMLEVELSDASLDEAKLLINNLNCGCCMLRVDGKCFLVGWKGVPIFSVSAWKFV
- the LOC122594641 gene encoding scarecrow-like protein 18; the protein is MVPFDSLLFGGLQNKQAFYSKGEILGPDIGTPGKLPRLFQEDGPPNKINTTDHIESQNNFHNLDALFLDTTSQFRSYDQMQELADIESQYSELIKPHAQAKGIETSSHDAVHYEVSERKLSTDAIIRLGGERFIQSSSSSSVNDISMPSHPYSTSFSGLSDQEVKDVELIENLLLSAEKVTQQQFERSTKLLDWCDVLSPSLGNPIQRLVHYFSKSLREKIDGETGRVSVRGSGKKQVDEIEARMMSPNPTTISVYQSLPFFQAGHFSGVQSLVDGVAGATHVHIIDLSIKHGIHGTILMQALKSQHNCPIKHLKITAVGNNHKQKIEHTGDRLKNFAESINLSFTFHVVVVEDMLDFKKELFELDPDEALAVHSSHGLWSMISHQDRLESLMKGIKSFNPRVMVVSEAVANLNSPNFVNRFIEALFFYGALFDSLEDCMGREDENRVIAESMYFGRGIRSCVAAEGEERAIRHVNLDVWRKFFARFGMKEIELSMSALYQANLMAEKLPCGSSCSLDMDGNSLLIGWKGTPIQCVSAWTFS